A genomic segment from Candidatus Hydrogenedentota bacterium encodes:
- a CDS encoding AAA family ATPase → MEENAESLLSFFGLSEQPFAATADPAYFYATSAHKECLFRLWHAVDERHGISVVLGNYGTGKTTLLRKLIAGMRANPEKYNTAVIASPIPSWTSFSLLEAIVHQFGLRPEDRSFATYMDALYQYLATNRGRIHTLIIDDAQNLNKRGQLELLRLAQNLETPQHKLLNLVFFSQLEWTAVLQAAPNFEQRISMTYTLDSLSMQETQNLIDFRLRQATIQGIQPPVFDAAGVRLIHAYAEGSPRVTVTLCRNALLLAYQLRTRRIGQAIVLHTIQKTTLPDHDRRSRVAALVAEPPVPSIAEFDFGGDDSSMDSIVRRRTFSPQTARANRMLLNAARGGMEMGVRAFAEFDGAELR, encoded by the coding sequence ATGGAAGAAAACGCCGAATCCCTCTTAAGCTTTTTCGGGCTTAGCGAACAACCCTTTGCGGCCACGGCTGATCCTGCCTACTTCTACGCGACCAGCGCGCACAAGGAATGCCTGTTTCGCCTGTGGCATGCCGTGGACGAGCGGCACGGAATTTCGGTCGTGCTGGGCAATTATGGAACGGGCAAGACGACCCTTCTGCGCAAGCTCATTGCGGGAATGCGAGCCAACCCCGAGAAATACAATACCGCGGTCATCGCCTCGCCGATTCCATCGTGGACCAGTTTTTCATTGTTGGAGGCGATAGTCCATCAGTTTGGGTTGCGGCCGGAAGACCGGTCGTTTGCAACCTACATGGACGCGCTCTACCAGTATCTGGCAACCAATCGCGGACGGATCCACACGCTCATCATCGACGACGCGCAAAACCTGAATAAGCGCGGCCAGTTGGAATTGTTGCGTTTGGCCCAGAACCTTGAGACGCCTCAGCACAAACTGCTGAATCTGGTCTTCTTTTCGCAGCTCGAATGGACGGCCGTGCTACAAGCCGCGCCGAACTTCGAACAGCGCATCAGCATGACGTATACCCTGGATTCTCTGAGCATGCAGGAAACGCAAAACCTGATTGATTTCCGGTTGCGTCAGGCCACGATTCAGGGAATACAGCCGCCGGTGTTTGATGCCGCGGGCGTGCGGCTCATCCATGCATATGCGGAGGGAAGTCCACGCGTAACGGTTACGTTGTGCAGAAACGCCTTGTTGCTGGCGTATCAGCTACGAACACGGCGTATCGGCCAGGCAATAGTCCTGCATACGATTCAGAAGACGACACTCCCCGATCATGATCGGCGTTCTCGAGTCGCGGCCTTGGTTGCCGAGCCTCCAGTTCCCAGCATCGCGGAGTTCGATTTCGGCGGTGACGATTCAAGCATGGACAGTATAGTTCGACGGCGGACGTTTTCTCCTCAGACCGCCCGTGCAAATCGCATGCTCCTGAATGCGGCGCGAGGGGGAATGGAGATGGGCGTACGGGCATTCGCGGAATTCGATGGCGCAGAACTCAGATAA